The following are encoded in a window of bacterium genomic DNA:
- the obgE gene encoding GTPase ObgE: protein MFIDFVQIQVRAGHGGDGCVSFRREKFIPKGGPDGGDGGKGGDVVFEADENLHTLQDIVHHRIFRAQHGQKGGSQNMSGRFADDIVIKVPVGTIIKDQETGELLCDLTENRQRAVLAKGGQGGKGNSRFKSPTNRTPREFTPGERGEEKFLDLELKVLADVGLVGFPNAGKSTLLASVTAAKPKIANYPFTTLTPNLGIIKIGEYRSLVLADIPGLIEGAHEGKGLGVQFLKHIERTKALAFLIDVQSANPEKDYVTLKKELKAFNKELLNRPRLVVLTKIDTVDTLPKRTKMKDGTPVLMISSVAQTGLEKLVKTLWKML, encoded by the coding sequence TTCATTGATTTTGTACAAATACAAGTGCGGGCCGGTCATGGCGGCGACGGCTGTGTAAGTTTTCGCAGGGAAAAATTTATTCCCAAAGGCGGCCCGGACGGCGGTGACGGCGGCAAAGGTGGTGATGTAGTTTTTGAAGCCGATGAAAATCTTCATACGCTTCAGGACATCGTTCATCATCGCATTTTTCGTGCCCAGCACGGACAAAAAGGCGGCAGCCAAAATATGTCCGGTCGTTTTGCGGATGATATTGTAATCAAAGTACCTGTCGGGACGATCATCAAGGATCAGGAAACCGGTGAATTGCTGTGTGATCTTACCGAAAACAGACAACGCGCCGTTCTCGCCAAAGGCGGTCAAGGTGGTAAGGGAAATTCACGTTTTAAGTCGCCTACCAATCGCACGCCGCGCGAATTTACGCCCGGCGAACGCGGTGAAGAAAAATTTCTGGATCTTGAACTTAAAGTATTGGCAGATGTAGGACTTGTCGGTTTTCCCAATGCCGGGAAATCTACTTTGCTGGCGTCAGTAACAGCGGCCAAACCTAAAATAGCGAACTATCCTTTTACAACATTAACGCCGAATCTGGGTATTATCAAAATCGGTGAGTATCGCTCACTGGTATTGGCAGATATTCCAGGTTTGATCGAAGGCGCTCATGAGGGTAAAGGTTTGGGTGTTCAGTTTTTGAAACACATTGAACGTACTAAAGCGCTTGCCTTTCTGATTGATGTGCAAAGCGCAAACCCCGAAAAAGATTATGTGACGTTAAAAAAGGAACTTAAGGCTTTTAATAAAGAATTACTCAATCGTCCCCGTCTCGTCGTATTGACCAAAATAGATACGGTAGATACATTGCCCAAACGAACCAAAATGAAAGATGGCACACCCGTATTGATGATATCCTCGGTTGCCCAAACGGGGCTAGAAAAATTGGTCAAAACACTCTGGAAAATGCTGTAG